From Melospiza melodia melodia isolate bMelMel2 chromosome 19, bMelMel2.pri, whole genome shotgun sequence, one genomic window encodes:
- the KIAA1755 gene encoding uncharacterized protein KIAA1755 homolog isoform X2, with the protein MDAGSLDAAVQSALQALYPPFEATAPTVLGQVFRLLETSYQGDGLCCLLQFLIPTKRLFERLRQAACAPYFNRIFLHEGWPLCLHEKVVVHLAPLNPLLLRPGDFYLQAEPCEEHTARVTIKHLSLDLRSVEETPVPEATHALLFTNAWLEEVNNSWAGAPLHTCLVATENGVTPLPWSRIATPEFTDKPGAGADGVPTGTWHESAPESAPGTLVLHGTVNVPTPYSNVVGTIPGCKATSRKSSQGRYPGLIKVEQAGLRKKPATLPVPSLSEIISQNLEGEYVDLLEQSQEDLDVLTRSLLPTCLPGSIRAGTDEMLPWANGGSGADSWPCGGALSSEERPCSPCLGREISQEPESHGPKCRQRDSYMAALQNPVSFGSGLMAAIVEEPGSPGSELPPATPRETPPQQRKGAGSPMLLTRQSRRAAPAVPERGASVQRGSPRGPPGSSHKFSFLKGTRLGAAPEDEKTSSQHEGAWKKMSAIYSPRMGRAKAAGKGTNTATAAPVEERSLESSSCKNGPSVPSTGPAGREPPAWQDLHAGLLRSGIICLPGSSDRLGRALLLVTTSGSAWRAAWCSAAELARLILCLCSLPRQEVKNGERREAKDAGLTVVVDARKQPPAPVLFSALRSVQSVSPGCIHSLLLLAEKELASHREKLSGVQVEILTSLKALGRHVDSSQLPPELDGAFPYCHGEWVQFFQKLQPFTASLRRASELLQHCIQELRNNNALAGTQDAAAGIRRHQELMQKVLSDAQLGRVQREGGFLLARLRREAARLCASDHVRSGIELAEGLYSQLEEELHSLVSQSNSCLARLHFLRKVRELEAQFGKLGSWLDGEAAARLQEMGTEDWSPDSCQSSAEHFKEFLTQATARYQHGLTLCQEAAKVRGRMFPEADALQVSAALFQSKLMSFSQQLERRQAEQELLQELVRFSNKVAGLKLDCRQCSARAQRGEGQALRCLQRSFQKLSVEFALEKLKEMKAQVRRMQSSQGLAAWTEAQHKYQETRQILEEMLAELQEAWGAQADGQGDSSSPPSPGSAAPHMEVPVCRAAPSPEPAVLGGRGLAEQPETSTEGPGQPQGPGQSQPSTTPASTLGVEQSSLQPHCQLEPQDAHTSHHHVSADTPHPKAKSKSSLGATGHLTQERSQPRRRRPVTLPPWTRFPGADPPCPTAVPQGTASDPSTAGAPAGPQAEAAQYFQISSQSSFSSEDSDSQNSMEEAPAASLALPGDLQSPRPPCPSEKGHQIIYLENHHNESSAKANAK; encoded by the exons ATG GATGCCGGGTCCCTGGATGCGGCGGTGCAAAGTGCTCTCCAGGCCCTCTACCCGCCCTTCGAAGCCACGGCTCCCACCGTCCTGGGCCAGGTGTTTCGGCTGCTGGAGACCAGCTACCAGGGGGAtgggctctgctgcctgctcCAGTTCCTCATCCCCACCAAGCGGCTCTTCGAGCGCCTGCGGCAGGCAGCCTGT GCTCCCTACTTTAACCGCATCTTTCTCCATGAAGGCTGGCCCTTGTGTCTGCACGAGAAGGTGGTTGTGCACCTCGCACCGCTCAACCCCCTCCTGCTGCGCCCCGGGGACTTCTACCTGCAAGCAGAGCCCTGTGAGGAGCACACAGCGCGTGTCACCATCAAGCACCTCTCCCTGGACCTGCGCTCCGTGGAGGAGACACCTGTCCCCGAGGCCACCCACGCTCTGCTCTTCACCAACGCATGGCTGGAGGAGGTGAACAATAGCTGGGCCGGAGCTCCCCTGCACACCTGCCTGGTGGCCACCGAGAACGGCGTCACCCCACTGCCATGGAGCCGGATTGCCACACCTGAGTTCACCGACAAGCCCGGGGCTGGAGCTGACGGTGTGCCCACTGGGACCTGGCATGAATCTGCTCCTGAGAGTGCACCTGGGACACTTGTGCTCCATGGCACAGTGAATGTCCCCACGCCCTACAGCAACGTTGTgggcaccatcccaggctgcaagGCCACCTCTCGGAAGTCAAGTCAGGGACGATACCCGGGACTGATCAAGGTGGAGCAGGCAGGTCTGCGGAAGAAGCCGGCCacgctgcctgtgcccagccTCAGTGAAATCATCAGCCAGAACCTGGAGGGGGAgtatgtggatctgctggagcaaTCCCAGGAGGACTTGGACGTCCTGACCAGATCCCTGTTGCCCACCTGCCTTCCAGGGAGCATAAGGGCTGGCACTGATGAGATGCTCCCCTGGGCGAATGGGGGATCAGGAGCAGATTCTTGGCCCTGTGGGGGAGCACTGAGCTCAGAGGAGCGTCCCTGCAGCCCGTGCCTGGGGAGGGAGATAAGCCAAGAGCCAGAGTCACATGGGCCAAAGTGCCGCCAACGTGACTCCTACATGGCCGCGCTGCAGAACCCGGTGAGCTTTGGCTCTGGGCTGATGGCAGCTATCGTGGAGGAGCCCGGCAGCCCTGGCTCCGAGCTGCCCCCCGCCACCCCCCGTGAGACCCCCCCACAGCAGAGGAAGGGGGCAGGGAGCCCCATGCTCCTCACCCGCCAGTCCCGCCGAGCGGCTCCTGCGGTGCCGGAGCGAGGGGCGTCGGTGCAGCGGGGCAGCCCCCGGGGCCCCCCAGGCTCCAGCCACAAGTTCTCCTTCCTGAAGGGCACGCggctcggggcagcccctgaggatGAAAAAACCAGCAGCCAGCACGAGGGGGCCTGGAAGAAGATGTCAGCTATCTACTCGCCCAGGATGGGCAGAGCCAAGGCAGCAGGGAAAG GTACGAATACAGCCACTGCTGCTCCTGTGGAGGAACGGTCTCTGGAAAGTTCCAGCTGCAAGAAtggtccctctgtgcccagcactgGCCCTGCTGGTCGGGAGCCTCCAGCCTGGCAGGACCTGCACGCTGGGCTGCTGCGCTCAGGCATCATCTGCCTGCCAG GGAGCTcggacaggctgggcagggccctcCTCCTGGTGACCACCAGTGGCAGTGCCTGGCGGGCTGCGTGGTGCTCAGCTGCCGAGCTGGCAAGGCTcatcctctgcctctgctccctccccag GCAAGAAGTGAAGAATGGTGAGAGGCGAGAAGCGAAGGATGCTGGGCTGACGGTTGTGGTGGATGCCCGGAAGCAGCCGCCCGCTCCCGTCCTGTTCTCAGCCCTCCGCTCCGTCCAG AGTGTGTCTCCAGGCTGCATTCACAGCTTGCTGCTCCTGGCTGAGAAGGAGCTGGCCTCCCACCGTGAGAAGCTGTCTGGGGTGCAG gtggAGATCCTGACATCGCTGAAGGCTCTGGGCCGCCACGTCGACAGctcccagctgcccccagagctggaCGGTGCCTTCCCCTACTGCCACGGCGAGTGGGTTCAATTCTTCCAG AAGCTGCAGCCCTTCACAGCCAGCCTGAGGCGGGCATcggagctgctgcagcactgcaTCCAGGAGCTGCGGAACAACAACGCACTGGCTGGGACACAG GATGCGGCTGCAGGCATCAGGAGGCACCAGGAGCTGATGCAGAAGGTGCTGAGTGACGCTCAGCTGGGGCGGGTGCAGCGCGAGGGGGGGTTCCTGCTGGCCCGGCTGCGCAGGGAGGCCGCCCGCCTCTGTGCTTCTGATCACGTCAG GAGTGGTATAGAGTTGGCTGAGGGCCTGTATAGTCAGCTGGAGGAAGAACTTCACAGCCTTGTGTCCCAGTCCAACAGCTGCCTGGCGCGCCTGCATTTCCTCCGCAAGGTCCGGGAGCTCGAGGCTCAGTTTGGCAAG CTGGGGTCCTGGCTGGATGGGGAGGCAGCAGCTCGGCTGCAGGAGATGGGCACCGAGGACTGGAGTCCCGACAGCTGCCAGAGCTCCGCCGAGCACTTCAAGGAGTTCCTCACCCAGGCCACA gctcGGTACCAGCATGGCCTGACCCTGTGCCAGGAGGCAGCTAAGGTCCGAGGCAGGATGTTCCCTGAGGCAGATGCCCTCCAAGTGTCTGCAGCCCTTTTCCAGTCAAAGCTGATGAGCTTCTCCCAGCAGCTGGAGCGGCGGCAGGCAgaacaggagctgctgcaggagctcgtCCGGTTCTCCAACAAG GTGGCAGGGCTGAAGCTGGACTGCCGGCAGTGCTCGGCCCGGGCGCAGCGCGGGGAGGGCCAGGCACTGCGCTGCCTCCAGAGATCCTTCCAGAAGCTCTCGGTGGAGTTCGCCCTGGAGAAGCTGAAGGAGATGAAGGCTCAGGTGCGCAGGATGCAGAGCAGCCAAGGGTTGGCAGCCTGGACAGAGGCACAGCACAAGTACCAGGAGACCCGGCAGATCCTGGAGGAGATGCTGGCAGAACTGCAGGAGGCCTGGGGAGCACAAGCTGACGGGCAGGGAGACTCCTCCAGCCcccccagcccaggctctgcagctcctcacatGGAAGTCCCGGtgtgcagagcagcccccagccccgagccagcagtgctggggggCAGGGGGttggcagagcagccagagaccAGCACTGAGGGGCCAGGACAGCCCCAGGGGCCGGgacagtcccagcccagcaccaCTCCTGCCTCCACACTGGGTGTGGAGCAGAGCTCTCTGCAGCCCCACTGCCAGCTGGAGCCTCAGGATGCCCACACCTCTCACCACCACGTCTCTGCTGACACCCCCCATCCCAAAGCCAAGAGCAAATCCAGCCTGGGAGCGACAGGACACCTCACCCAGGAGCGCAGCCAGCCCCGTCGGAGGCGTCCCGTCACCCTGCCTCCCTGGACACGCTTCCCAGGAGCTGACCCACCGTGTCCTACTGCCGTGCCCCAGGGGACTGCCTCAGATCCCAGCACAGCTGGTGCAccagcagggccacaggcagaagCTGCCCAGTACTTCCAGATTTCCAGCCAGAGCAGTTTCTCCTCTGAAGACTCAGATTCACAGAACTCCATGGAAGAAGCCCCAGCAGCAAGCCTGGCTTTGCCTGGGGACCTCCAGAGTCCCAGACCACCCTGCCCATCTGAAAAGGGCCACCAGATCATTTACCTGGAGAACCACCACAATGAAAGTTCAGCTAAAGCAAATGCCAAGTAA
- the KIAA1755 gene encoding uncharacterized protein KIAA1755 homolog isoform X3, which produces MDAGSLDAAVQSALQALYPPFEATAPTVLGQVFRLLETSYQGDGLCCLLQFLIPTKRLFERLRQAACAPYFNRIFLHEGWPLCLHEKVVVHLAPLNPLLLRPGDFYLQAEPCEEHTARVTIKHLSLDLRSVEETPVPEATHALLFTNAWLEEVNNSWAGAPLHTCLVATENGVTPLPWSRIATPEFTDKPGAGADGVPTGTWHESAPESAPGTLVLHGTVNVPTPYSNVVGTIPGCKATSRKSSQGRYPGLIKVEQAGLRKKPATLPVPSLSEIISQNLEGEYVDLLEQSQEDLDVLTRSLLPTCLPGSIRAGTDEMLPWANGGSGADSWPCGGALSSEERPCSPCLGREISQEPESHGPKCRQRDSYMAALQNPGTRLGAAPEDEKTSSQHEGAWKKMSAIYSPRMGRAKAAGKGTNTATAAPVEERSLESSSCKNGPSVPSTGPAGREPPAWQDLHAGLLRSGIICLPGSSDRLGRALLLVTTSGSAWRAAWCSAAELARLILCLCSLPSRQEVKNGERREAKDAGLTVVVDARKQPPAPVLFSALRSVQSVSPGCIHSLLLLAEKELASHREKLSGVQVEILTSLKALGRHVDSSQLPPELDGAFPYCHGEWVQFFQKLQPFTASLRRASELLQHCIQELRNNNALAGTQDAAAGIRRHQELMQKVLSDAQLGRVQREGGFLLARLRREAARLCASDHVRSGIELAEGLYSQLEEELHSLVSQSNSCLARLHFLRKVRELEAQFGKLGSWLDGEAAARLQEMGTEDWSPDSCQSSAEHFKEFLTQATARYQHGLTLCQEAAKVRGRMFPEADALQVSAALFQSKLMSFSQQLERRQAEQELLQELVRFSNKVAGLKLDCRQCSARAQRGEGQALRCLQRSFQKLSVEFALEKLKEMKAQVRRMQSSQGLAAWTEAQHKYQETRQILEEMLAELQEAWGAQADGQGDSSSPPSPGSAAPHMEVPVCRAAPSPEPAVLGGRGLAEQPETSTEGPGQPQGPGQSQPSTTPASTLGVEQSSLQPHCQLEPQDAHTSHHHVSADTPHPKAKSKSSLGATGHLTQERSQPRRRRPVTLPPWTRFPGADPPCPTAVPQGTASDPSTAGAPAGPQAEAAQYFQISSQSSFSSEDSDSQNSMEEAPAASLALPGDLQSPRPPCPSEKGHQIIYLENHHNESSAKANAK; this is translated from the exons ATG GATGCCGGGTCCCTGGATGCGGCGGTGCAAAGTGCTCTCCAGGCCCTCTACCCGCCCTTCGAAGCCACGGCTCCCACCGTCCTGGGCCAGGTGTTTCGGCTGCTGGAGACCAGCTACCAGGGGGAtgggctctgctgcctgctcCAGTTCCTCATCCCCACCAAGCGGCTCTTCGAGCGCCTGCGGCAGGCAGCCTGT GCTCCCTACTTTAACCGCATCTTTCTCCATGAAGGCTGGCCCTTGTGTCTGCACGAGAAGGTGGTTGTGCACCTCGCACCGCTCAACCCCCTCCTGCTGCGCCCCGGGGACTTCTACCTGCAAGCAGAGCCCTGTGAGGAGCACACAGCGCGTGTCACCATCAAGCACCTCTCCCTGGACCTGCGCTCCGTGGAGGAGACACCTGTCCCCGAGGCCACCCACGCTCTGCTCTTCACCAACGCATGGCTGGAGGAGGTGAACAATAGCTGGGCCGGAGCTCCCCTGCACACCTGCCTGGTGGCCACCGAGAACGGCGTCACCCCACTGCCATGGAGCCGGATTGCCACACCTGAGTTCACCGACAAGCCCGGGGCTGGAGCTGACGGTGTGCCCACTGGGACCTGGCATGAATCTGCTCCTGAGAGTGCACCTGGGACACTTGTGCTCCATGGCACAGTGAATGTCCCCACGCCCTACAGCAACGTTGTgggcaccatcccaggctgcaagGCCACCTCTCGGAAGTCAAGTCAGGGACGATACCCGGGACTGATCAAGGTGGAGCAGGCAGGTCTGCGGAAGAAGCCGGCCacgctgcctgtgcccagccTCAGTGAAATCATCAGCCAGAACCTGGAGGGGGAgtatgtggatctgctggagcaaTCCCAGGAGGACTTGGACGTCCTGACCAGATCCCTGTTGCCCACCTGCCTTCCAGGGAGCATAAGGGCTGGCACTGATGAGATGCTCCCCTGGGCGAATGGGGGATCAGGAGCAGATTCTTGGCCCTGTGGGGGAGCACTGAGCTCAGAGGAGCGTCCCTGCAGCCCGTGCCTGGGGAGGGAGATAAGCCAAGAGCCAGAGTCACATGGGCCAAAGTGCCGCCAACGTGACTCCTACATGGCCGCGCTGCAGAACCCG GGCACGCggctcggggcagcccctgaggatGAAAAAACCAGCAGCCAGCACGAGGGGGCCTGGAAGAAGATGTCAGCTATCTACTCGCCCAGGATGGGCAGAGCCAAGGCAGCAGGGAAAG GTACGAATACAGCCACTGCTGCTCCTGTGGAGGAACGGTCTCTGGAAAGTTCCAGCTGCAAGAAtggtccctctgtgcccagcactgGCCCTGCTGGTCGGGAGCCTCCAGCCTGGCAGGACCTGCACGCTGGGCTGCTGCGCTCAGGCATCATCTGCCTGCCAG GGAGCTcggacaggctgggcagggccctcCTCCTGGTGACCACCAGTGGCAGTGCCTGGCGGGCTGCGTGGTGCTCAGCTGCCGAGCTGGCAAGGCTcatcctctgcctctgctccctccccag TAGGCAAGAAGTGAAGAATGGTGAGAGGCGAGAAGCGAAGGATGCTGGGCTGACGGTTGTGGTGGATGCCCGGAAGCAGCCGCCCGCTCCCGTCCTGTTCTCAGCCCTCCGCTCCGTCCAG AGTGTGTCTCCAGGCTGCATTCACAGCTTGCTGCTCCTGGCTGAGAAGGAGCTGGCCTCCCACCGTGAGAAGCTGTCTGGGGTGCAG gtggAGATCCTGACATCGCTGAAGGCTCTGGGCCGCCACGTCGACAGctcccagctgcccccagagctggaCGGTGCCTTCCCCTACTGCCACGGCGAGTGGGTTCAATTCTTCCAG AAGCTGCAGCCCTTCACAGCCAGCCTGAGGCGGGCATcggagctgctgcagcactgcaTCCAGGAGCTGCGGAACAACAACGCACTGGCTGGGACACAG GATGCGGCTGCAGGCATCAGGAGGCACCAGGAGCTGATGCAGAAGGTGCTGAGTGACGCTCAGCTGGGGCGGGTGCAGCGCGAGGGGGGGTTCCTGCTGGCCCGGCTGCGCAGGGAGGCCGCCCGCCTCTGTGCTTCTGATCACGTCAG GAGTGGTATAGAGTTGGCTGAGGGCCTGTATAGTCAGCTGGAGGAAGAACTTCACAGCCTTGTGTCCCAGTCCAACAGCTGCCTGGCGCGCCTGCATTTCCTCCGCAAGGTCCGGGAGCTCGAGGCTCAGTTTGGCAAG CTGGGGTCCTGGCTGGATGGGGAGGCAGCAGCTCGGCTGCAGGAGATGGGCACCGAGGACTGGAGTCCCGACAGCTGCCAGAGCTCCGCCGAGCACTTCAAGGAGTTCCTCACCCAGGCCACA gctcGGTACCAGCATGGCCTGACCCTGTGCCAGGAGGCAGCTAAGGTCCGAGGCAGGATGTTCCCTGAGGCAGATGCCCTCCAAGTGTCTGCAGCCCTTTTCCAGTCAAAGCTGATGAGCTTCTCCCAGCAGCTGGAGCGGCGGCAGGCAgaacaggagctgctgcaggagctcgtCCGGTTCTCCAACAAG GTGGCAGGGCTGAAGCTGGACTGCCGGCAGTGCTCGGCCCGGGCGCAGCGCGGGGAGGGCCAGGCACTGCGCTGCCTCCAGAGATCCTTCCAGAAGCTCTCGGTGGAGTTCGCCCTGGAGAAGCTGAAGGAGATGAAGGCTCAGGTGCGCAGGATGCAGAGCAGCCAAGGGTTGGCAGCCTGGACAGAGGCACAGCACAAGTACCAGGAGACCCGGCAGATCCTGGAGGAGATGCTGGCAGAACTGCAGGAGGCCTGGGGAGCACAAGCTGACGGGCAGGGAGACTCCTCCAGCCcccccagcccaggctctgcagctcctcacatGGAAGTCCCGGtgtgcagagcagcccccagccccgagccagcagtgctggggggCAGGGGGttggcagagcagccagagaccAGCACTGAGGGGCCAGGACAGCCCCAGGGGCCGGgacagtcccagcccagcaccaCTCCTGCCTCCACACTGGGTGTGGAGCAGAGCTCTCTGCAGCCCCACTGCCAGCTGGAGCCTCAGGATGCCCACACCTCTCACCACCACGTCTCTGCTGACACCCCCCATCCCAAAGCCAAGAGCAAATCCAGCCTGGGAGCGACAGGACACCTCACCCAGGAGCGCAGCCAGCCCCGTCGGAGGCGTCCCGTCACCCTGCCTCCCTGGACACGCTTCCCAGGAGCTGACCCACCGTGTCCTACTGCCGTGCCCCAGGGGACTGCCTCAGATCCCAGCACAGCTGGTGCAccagcagggccacaggcagaagCTGCCCAGTACTTCCAGATTTCCAGCCAGAGCAGTTTCTCCTCTGAAGACTCAGATTCACAGAACTCCATGGAAGAAGCCCCAGCAGCAAGCCTGGCTTTGCCTGGGGACCTCCAGAGTCCCAGACCACCCTGCCCATCTGAAAAGGGCCACCAGATCATTTACCTGGAGAACCACCACAATGAAAGTTCAGCTAAAGCAAATGCCAAGTAA